One window from the genome of Pararhizobium gei encodes:
- a CDS encoding amidohydrolase — MTGYLLKNCAAVVVDDGKGPVVHRNVDLLTNGPAIQAIGENLGAQALPAGTTIQDASGWFVYPGLVNTHHHFFQCFVRNRADLDWTKLSVIEWLDRIYPIFSQLNEECFYHSSVTAMAELIKHGCTTAFDHQYNFPRHAGKRLIDRQFEAAQMLGMRFHAGRGGNTLPKSQGSTIPDEMLETTDEFIADCARLIDAYQDPNPFSMRQVVVAPCQPVNCYRETFVESVALARDRDVMMHTHVGEGESPVIQARHGLRTVDYLEELGFAGPDAFYAHCWELTHDELKTMAASGTGVSHCPEPVYLVGAEVTDIPAMSAFGLRVGLGCDGAASNDNSNLMHCLHSAYMLQCLVASTRTHPVPPSVDFLGYATTGGASLLGRHDIGRLAPGMAADLFAIDTRRMDYVGTRHDPLSLIPRVGIGMAADMTMINGRIVWQKGEFPGLDEAKLFADAEAALATANF; from the coding sequence ATGACCGGCTATCTTCTGAAAAACTGCGCGGCAGTAGTGGTCGATGACGGCAAGGGGCCGGTCGTCCATCGCAACGTCGATCTCCTGACCAATGGGCCGGCGATCCAGGCGATCGGCGAAAACCTTGGGGCCCAAGCGCTGCCTGCCGGCACAACGATCCAGGATGCCAGCGGCTGGTTCGTCTATCCCGGCCTCGTTAACACCCACCATCATTTCTTCCAGTGCTTCGTGCGCAACCGCGCCGATCTCGACTGGACGAAGCTCTCGGTCATAGAGTGGCTCGACCGCATCTACCCGATCTTCTCGCAACTGAACGAGGAGTGCTTCTACCATTCCTCGGTCACGGCCATGGCCGAGCTGATCAAGCATGGCTGCACCACGGCCTTCGACCACCAGTATAATTTCCCCCGGCACGCAGGAAAGCGGCTGATCGACCGGCAATTCGAAGCGGCTCAGATGCTCGGCATGCGTTTCCACGCCGGTCGCGGCGGTAACACACTTCCGAAGTCGCAGGGCTCCACCATCCCCGACGAAATGCTGGAAACGACGGACGAATTCATTGCCGATTGCGCCCGGCTGATTGATGCGTATCAAGACCCCAACCCCTTCAGCATGCGCCAGGTGGTCGTGGCGCCGTGCCAGCCGGTCAATTGCTACCGTGAAACCTTCGTGGAATCGGTGGCGCTGGCGCGCGATCGGGATGTGATGATGCACACCCATGTCGGAGAGGGTGAAAGCCCGGTCATCCAGGCCCGCCACGGCCTGCGCACGGTCGATTATCTGGAAGAACTCGGCTTTGCCGGGCCCGATGCCTTCTATGCGCATTGCTGGGAACTGACTCATGACGAATTGAAAACGATGGCGGCAAGCGGAACCGGGGTTTCGCATTGCCCGGAGCCCGTCTATCTGGTCGGCGCCGAGGTCACCGATATCCCCGCCATGTCGGCCTTTGGCTTGCGTGTCGGGCTTGGCTGCGACGGCGCGGCCTCCAATGACAATTCGAACCTGATGCACTGCCTGCACTCGGCCTACATGCTGCAGTGCCTTGTCGCATCTACCCGCACCCATCCCGTACCGCCTTCCGTTGACTTTCTGGGCTACGCCACGACGGGCGGCGCAAGCCTGCTCGGGCGGCACGATATCGGCCGGCTGGCGCCCGGCATGGCTGCCGATCTGTTTGCGATCGACACGCGCCGCATGGACTATGTCGGCACGCGGCATGATCCGCTGAGCCTGATCCCCCGCGTCGGGATCGGCATGGCCGCCGACATGACCATGATCAACGGCCGTATTGTTTGGCAAAAGGGTGAGTTTCCCGGGCTCGACGAAGCGAAACTGTTTGCCGATGCCGAGGCCGCACTCGCCACTGCAAATTTCTGA
- a CDS encoding BMP family ABC transporter substrate-binding protein: MNNLTRRNLMKAAAATGLAGAFGSRLAHAADEPLGITLVIPSPVGDVGWGHALAAGLDPVKAAYGDKVKVTILENIPEGPDADRIMNKTVADGNKFLIAGSFGYQNGALQIARRDPSVTVLHASGFQVAPNFSPFAAKYFQGSYLLGMAAAALSKTGKLGSVSAFAIPELITTINAFTLGAQSVKPDIEVSVVWVNSWFDPAKEQEAAKALIAQKCDVIFSNAQDTPSVIAACEEAGVYAFNLNSSMKKYAPKMYLGCVSTDWSPFFKASVDAHFAGTFKGANTFLGVKEKVVEVVDWSPDVPADVMTKIKDVEAKIADGSFSPFTGPISKADGSEAVPAGTALTDAEIVALDWHVKGVTTPLPK; the protein is encoded by the coding sequence ATGAACAACCTGACCCGCCGAAATCTGATGAAGGCCGCCGCTGCCACCGGTCTCGCCGGCGCATTCGGCAGCCGCCTTGCCCACGCAGCCGACGAACCGCTCGGCATTACGCTTGTCATACCCTCGCCGGTTGGCGATGTCGGCTGGGGGCATGCCCTCGCCGCCGGCCTCGATCCCGTCAAGGCGGCCTATGGCGACAAGGTGAAAGTCACCATTCTCGAAAACATCCCCGAAGGCCCTGACGCCGACCGTATCATGAACAAGACTGTCGCGGACGGAAACAAGTTCCTGATTGCCGGTTCGTTCGGTTACCAGAACGGCGCGCTGCAGATCGCCCGCCGCGATCCGAGCGTCACCGTGCTGCACGCATCCGGCTTCCAGGTCGCCCCCAATTTCTCGCCCTTCGCCGCCAAATATTTCCAGGGTTCCTACCTTTTGGGCATGGCTGCCGCCGCGCTCAGCAAAACCGGCAAGCTCGGCTCCGTATCCGCCTTTGCGATCCCCGAACTGATCACCACCATCAACGCCTTCACGCTGGGTGCCCAATCGGTCAAGCCCGACATTGAAGTGTCGGTCGTGTGGGTGAATTCCTGGTTCGACCCCGCCAAGGAGCAGGAAGCCGCAAAAGCCCTGATCGCGCAGAAATGCGACGTCATCTTCTCGAATGCGCAGGACACGCCCTCCGTCATCGCCGCCTGCGAGGAGGCCGGCGTCTATGCGTTCAACCTCAACTCCTCGATGAAGAAATATGCGCCGAAAATGTATCTCGGCTGCGTTTCGACGGACTGGTCGCCCTTTTTCAAGGCCTCGGTCGATGCGCATTTCGCCGGCACGTTCAAGGGCGCCAACACCTTCCTCGGTGTCAAGGAAAAGGTCGTTGAGGTCGTGGACTGGAGCCCGGATGTCCCAGCCGACGTTATGACCAAGATCAAGGACGTCGAGGCGAAGATCGCAGATGGCAGCTTCTCGCCCTTCACCGGGCCGATCAGCAAGGCGGATGGCAGCGAAGCCGTGCCGGCCGGCACGGCCCTGACCGATGCCGAGATCGTCGCCCTCGACTGGCACGTCAAGGGCGTCACCACGCCGCTGCCGAAGTAA
- a CDS encoding ABC transporter ATP-binding protein: protein MSIPLLSLRGISKSYGQIHANQAIDLDVAPQSIHAILGENGAGKSTLMKLIYGVEQPDDGTLVWEGEPLDLASPADARRKGIGMVFQHFSLFETLTVVENIRLVVPGRKADLEEKIRTLGREFGLDVDPRAHVHALSVGERQRVEIVRCLMTNPKLLILDEPTSVLPPQMVETLFDTLRRLRDGGVSILFISHKLEEIRAICDRATILRGGRVTGDVDPRAHDAHDLARMMIGRDMPAPMPAIARASGEKQLEIIGLDHTPADPFGVPLSGISLKVRAGEILGIAGISGNGQSELAALISGETLLGPEQRDRIFMMGKDVGRLGAAARRKLGFAFVPEDRLGRGAIPEMSLVLNSLLTAHPLKLLRHSLVDRARATAFTEECIRQYDVRTPGPQAEAGSLSGGNLQKFIVGREIMLSPKLLFVAQPTWGVDIGAASAVRSRLVALRNEGMAILVISEELEELFELCDSIQVLHHGALSRPLVTRETKPEEIGRYMIGVQHSPEKAHA, encoded by the coding sequence ATGTCCATCCCGCTCCTGTCGCTGCGCGGCATTTCGAAGAGCTACGGCCAGATCCATGCCAATCAGGCGATCGATCTGGACGTGGCTCCACAGTCGATCCATGCGATCCTCGGGGAAAACGGGGCGGGAAAATCGACGCTGATGAAGCTGATCTATGGCGTCGAACAGCCGGACGACGGAACCCTCGTCTGGGAAGGAGAGCCCTTGGACCTTGCCTCCCCTGCGGATGCCAGGCGCAAGGGCATCGGCATGGTTTTCCAGCACTTCTCGCTTTTCGAGACGCTGACGGTGGTGGAAAACATCCGGCTGGTCGTTCCGGGGCGGAAGGCCGATCTTGAGGAAAAAATTCGGACACTCGGGCGGGAATTCGGCCTTGACGTGGATCCGCGCGCCCATGTGCACGCACTGTCCGTTGGCGAACGGCAGCGGGTGGAGATCGTCCGCTGCCTGATGACCAATCCGAAGCTGCTCATTCTGGACGAGCCGACCTCGGTCCTGCCGCCACAAATGGTGGAGACACTGTTCGACACCTTGCGCCGCCTGCGTGACGGCGGCGTTTCCATCCTGTTCATTTCCCACAAGCTGGAGGAAATCCGGGCAATTTGCGACCGGGCGACCATTCTGCGGGGCGGGCGTGTCACCGGCGATGTCGATCCGCGGGCGCATGATGCTCATGACCTTGCCCGTATGATGATCGGGCGCGATATGCCGGCGCCGATGCCTGCCATTGCGCGCGCCTCCGGGGAAAAGCAGCTTGAGATCATCGGCCTCGACCACACGCCCGCCGATCCTTTCGGCGTGCCGCTCTCCGGCATCAGCCTAAAGGTGCGGGCCGGCGAAATTCTGGGGATCGCCGGCATTTCCGGCAACGGACAAAGCGAACTCGCCGCGCTGATATCCGGCGAGACTTTGCTTGGCCCTGAACAGCGCGACCGGATTTTCATGATGGGAAAGGATGTCGGCAGGCTCGGTGCCGCCGCCCGCCGCAAGCTTGGTTTTGCCTTCGTTCCTGAAGACCGGCTCGGGCGAGGCGCCATCCCTGAAATGTCGCTTGTCCTCAACAGCCTGCTGACGGCCCATCCGCTCAAGCTCCTGCGGCACAGTCTTGTCGACAGAGCGCGCGCGACCGCCTTTACCGAGGAATGCATCCGCCAATACGATGTCCGCACACCAGGCCCGCAGGCCGAGGCGGGCAGTTTGTCCGGGGGGAACCTGCAGAAATTCATCGTCGGCCGGGAAATCATGCTCTCGCCCAAGCTCTTGTTCGTGGCGCAGCCAACCTGGGGCGTCGATATCGGCGCGGCGTCGGCCGTGCGCAGCCGGCTTGTCGCGCTGCGCAACGAGGGTATGGCAATCCTCGTGATATCCGAGGAACTCGAGGAACTGTTCGAACTCTGCGATTCAATTCAGGTACTGCATCACGGAGCACTGAGCCGCCCACTTGTCACCCGAGAAACCAAACCCGAAGAGATCGGCCGATACATGATCGGGGTACAGCATTCGCCGGAAAAGGCGCACGCATGA
- a CDS encoding ABC transporter permease — MNIWSMAPSFVRRERASSAATVLAPVVALTVAIILNLGLYVVIGRDPLAVIHAMLLEPFLSFASFSEVLLKAGPLLLIAQGLAIGFRAKVFNIGAEGQFILGAISASAIPVWFPQATGQWIWPAMLLLGAIGGALWASITAFWRVRLNANEILVSLMLSLVAAQLLNYLLLGPWKDPNGFNFPQSVMFQYDAMVPTLISGTRVNVSLLITLALSLAAWIFMQKSFAGYKLQVGGLAPRAAGYAGFSQSWAIWLSLLIGGFAAGLAGAAEVAGPLGQLQRSISTGYGYAAIIVAYLGGLHPLGIIVSALVMAVIYIGGDNAMVSANLPIAAVRVFQGSLLLAYLVAIAFVRYRLEWPQAARKTVHRSPS, encoded by the coding sequence ATGAATATCTGGTCGATGGCCCCCAGTTTCGTCCGCCGCGAGCGCGCATCATCGGCCGCGACCGTGCTTGCGCCTGTTGTCGCGCTTACGGTCGCCATCATCCTCAATCTCGGCCTTTACGTCGTGATCGGCCGCGATCCCCTTGCCGTCATTCACGCGATGCTTCTCGAGCCATTCCTCTCCTTTGCGTCCTTTTCGGAAGTGCTGCTCAAGGCCGGCCCGCTCCTGCTGATCGCCCAGGGGCTGGCGATCGGCTTTCGGGCAAAGGTCTTCAATATCGGGGCAGAAGGCCAGTTCATCCTCGGCGCGATTTCCGCCTCCGCCATTCCCGTCTGGTTTCCGCAGGCGACGGGCCAGTGGATCTGGCCGGCAATGCTCCTGCTCGGCGCAATCGGCGGCGCGCTCTGGGCGTCGATCACCGCCTTCTGGCGGGTTAGGCTGAATGCCAATGAAATACTGGTTTCGTTGATGCTCAGCCTTGTTGCTGCACAGCTTCTGAACTACCTCTTGCTCGGCCCCTGGAAGGACCCGAACGGCTTCAATTTCCCGCAATCCGTGATGTTCCAGTACGATGCGATGGTGCCGACGCTGATTTCCGGGACACGCGTCAATGTTTCGCTTCTGATCACGCTCGCCCTATCGCTGGCCGCATGGATCTTCATGCAGAAGAGCTTTGCCGGCTACAAGCTGCAGGTTGGCGGGCTTGCGCCCAGAGCTGCCGGCTATGCCGGCTTCAGCCAGAGTTGGGCAATCTGGCTCTCCCTGCTCATCGGCGGCTTTGCCGCAGGACTTGCGGGAGCGGCAGAAGTCGCCGGGCCGCTCGGCCAGTTGCAACGCTCGATCTCCACCGGCTACGGTTATGCGGCCATCATCGTCGCCTATCTCGGCGGCCTGCATCCGCTTGGGATCATCGTTTCCGCGCTGGTCATGGCTGTCATCTATATCGGCGGGGACAATGCCATGGTCTCGGCCAATCTGCCGATCGCCGCCGTTCGCGTCTTTCAGGGCAGCTTGCTTCTGGCCTATCTCGTCGCCATTGCCTTCGTGCGCTACCGCCTGGAGTGGCCTCAAGCCGCCAGAAAGACCGTCCATCGGAGCCCGTCATGA
- a CDS encoding ABC transporter permease, producing MNAIEFIISGMLAAATPFLLAALGELVVERAGVLNLGVEGLMALGAVLAFITVYHGGGHFLGFVAAGLGSAALSLVFAVVALGFRANQVATGLAIGILGQGLSALFGKTYESLTVKALPKLAFPWLSDIPVVGGLFTQDIVVWICLLATLCIWAMFTFSKLGLIIRAVGENPKAAHAIGYPVVTVRVLAIAFGGAMAGFAGAYAAVIYTPLWADGMIAGRGWIAIALVVFGTWLTGRIFLGACLFGAVSLMGLAAQATGMDVPSQLLSSLPYIVTIIVLGIISSNRRLLKLNGVASLGEPFER from the coding sequence ATGAATGCCATTGAGTTCATCATTTCCGGCATGCTCGCAGCCGCCACGCCCTTCCTTCTTGCCGCCCTTGGCGAGTTGGTGGTCGAGCGTGCCGGGGTCCTCAACCTCGGGGTCGAGGGGCTGATGGCCTTGGGCGCAGTGCTCGCCTTCATCACCGTCTATCACGGCGGCGGACATTTCTTGGGCTTCGTCGCCGCCGGGCTTGGGAGCGCTGCTCTTTCTCTGGTGTTCGCAGTCGTCGCGCTTGGATTTCGGGCAAACCAGGTGGCGACAGGCTTGGCAATCGGCATCCTCGGCCAGGGGCTCTCGGCACTTTTCGGGAAAACCTATGAAAGCCTGACAGTCAAGGCGCTGCCCAAGCTCGCTTTTCCCTGGCTCTCTGACATTCCGGTCGTCGGGGGGCTCTTCACCCAGGACATCGTCGTGTGGATTTGCCTGCTAGCGACGCTTTGCATATGGGCGATGTTTACATTCTCAAAACTCGGTTTGATCATCCGCGCAGTCGGAGAAAACCCCAAGGCGGCCCACGCTATCGGCTACCCGGTCGTCACCGTGCGGGTTCTGGCCATTGCCTTCGGCGGCGCCATGGCTGGTTTCGCCGGCGCCTACGCGGCGGTGATCTACACCCCGCTTTGGGCCGATGGAATGATCGCCGGCCGTGGCTGGATCGCAATCGCCCTCGTCGTCTTCGGCACATGGCTCACCGGTCGCATATTCCTCGGCGCCTGCCTCTTCGGCGCCGTCTCGCTGATGGGGCTCGCAGCCCAGGCAACAGGAATGGACGTTCCCTCGCAATTGCTGTCGAGCCTGCCCTATATCGTCACGATCATCGTGCTCGGCATCATCTCGTCAAACCGCCGCCTGCTGAAGCTGAACGGCGTCGCCTCGCTCGGCGAGCCCTTCGAGCGGTAA
- a CDS encoding CarD family transcriptional regulator, with protein sequence MTTQQKKSSARHGFKTGESIVYPAHGVGQIVTIEEQVVAGMTLELFVIDFEKDKMRLKVPVAKAVSIGMRKLSETDFVERALKVVQGRARVKRTMWSRRAQEYDAKINSGDLISIAEVVRDLYRAENQPEQSYSERQLYEAALDRMAREIAAVNKMSETEAVRLVETNLAKGPKRGKTVEEEDTQEEAA encoded by the coding sequence ATGACGACCCAGCAGAAAAAATCTTCAGCACGCCACGGCTTCAAGACCGGTGAATCGATCGTTTACCCGGCTCATGGTGTCGGACAGATCGTCACAATCGAGGAGCAGGTGGTTGCGGGCATGACGCTCGAACTGTTTGTAATCGATTTCGAAAAGGATAAAATGCGCCTTAAGGTGCCGGTCGCCAAAGCCGTCAGCATTGGCATGCGCAAGCTGTCGGAAACGGATTTCGTCGAGCGTGCATTGAAGGTGGTCCAGGGCAGGGCGCGCGTCAAGCGGACCATGTGGTCGCGCCGTGCGCAGGAATATGATGCCAAGATCAATTCCGGTGACCTGATTTCCATCGCCGAAGTCGTTCGCGATCTTTATCGTGCGGAAAACCAGCCGGAGCAGTCCTACTCCGAGCGTCAACTCTACGAGGCCGCCCTCGACCGCATGGCGCGCGAAATCGCCGCCGTGAACAAGATGTCGGAAACCGAAGCCGTGCGTCTCGTTGAAACCAACCTTGCCAAGGGTCCCAAGCGCGGCAAGACGGTTGAAGAAGAAGATACCCAGGAAGAAGCTGCATAG
- the fdxA gene encoding ferredoxin FdxA → MTYVVTDNCVRCKYTDCVEVCPVDCFYEGENFLVIHPDECIDCGVCEPECPAGAIKPDTEPGLDMWLKVNADFSTQWPNITIKRDPLPEAKEMDGIEGKYEKYFSPEPGKGD, encoded by the coding sequence ATGACGTATGTCGTGACAGACAATTGCGTGCGCTGCAAATATACCGATTGCGTGGAAGTGTGCCCGGTGGATTGCTTCTACGAAGGCGAGAATTTTCTGGTCATTCATCCCGACGAATGCATCGATTGCGGCGTTTGCGAGCCCGAATGTCCGGCCGGCGCGATCAAGCCGGACACCGAGCCGGGTCTCGACATGTGGCTGAAGGTGAATGCCGATTTTTCCACGCAATGGCCGAACATAACGATCAAGCGCGATCCCTTGCCGGAAGCCAAAGAGATGGACGGGATAGAGGGCAAGTACGAGAAATACTTTTCGCCGGAGCCTGGAAAAGGCGATTGA
- a CDS encoding RNA-binding S4 domain-containing protein encodes MSETQLPPLPALRQRLDKWLFFTRLQKSRSIAQKAIEKGDVRVNDARVTQPSFLLKFGDVVSLSLDRHTFVARVLQAGTRRGPFEEAKLLYEDMTPPASREKPTAFEQATRERGAGRPTKKERRDVDRLRPDWETD; translated from the coding sequence ATGAGCGAGACGCAGCTTCCCCCGTTGCCGGCCCTTCGCCAGCGTCTGGACAAATGGCTGTTTTTTACCCGCCTGCAGAAATCGCGCTCGATCGCCCAGAAGGCGATCGAGAAAGGGGATGTCCGTGTTAACGACGCACGCGTCACCCAGCCGTCCTTTCTGCTGAAATTCGGAGATGTCGTCTCCCTTTCGCTCGATCGGCACACTTTTGTCGCGCGGGTGCTGCAAGCCGGTACGCGGCGTGGTCCCTTTGAAGAGGCGAAGCTGCTTTACGAAGACATGACGCCGCCGGCCTCGCGTGAAAAGCCGACCGCCTTCGAACAGGCGACCCGTGAACGCGGCGCCGGGCGGCCGACGAAAAAGGAACGGCGCGACGTGGACCGGCTGCGGCCGGACTGGGAAACGGATTAG